From one Musa acuminata AAA Group cultivar baxijiao chromosome BXJ2-6, Cavendish_Baxijiao_AAA, whole genome shotgun sequence genomic stretch:
- the LOC135615245 gene encoding casein kinase 1-like protein HD16 isoform X1, giving the protein MNDYDRGATSPDKLPGGEDETSTAPLPEKVQVSNSPVYKVERKLGKGGFGQVYVGRHISPTNANDTTTGSNAVALKFEHRNSKGCNYGPPYEWQVYNTLGGIHGMPRVHYKGRQGDYYVMIMDMLGLSLWDVWSPKEQPYYCSKSALKCSNCSQI; this is encoded by the exons ATGAATGACTACGATCGTGGGGCGACGAGCCCAGATAAGCTCCCTGGTGGGGAGGACGAGACGAGCACGGCCCCTCTCCCAGAAAAG GTTCAAGTCAGCAATTCACCAGTATACAAAGTTGAAAGGAAGCTAGGCAAAGGAGGATTTGGGCAAGTTTATGTTGGTCGCCATATTTCACCTACCAATGCAAATGATACGACTACTGGTTCTAATGCC GTAGCATTAAAGTTTGAACATAGGAACAGTAAGGGATGTAATTATGGTCCACCTTATGAATGGCAGGTTTACAA CACTCTTGGTGGTATACATGGGATGCCACGAGTCCATTACAAGGGCCGCCAAGGGGACTATTATGTTATG ATTATGGATATGCTGGGACTGAGTCTATGGGATGTCTGGTCTCCAAAAGAGCAACCTTACTATTGTTCCAAGTCTGCCCTCAAATGCAGCAATTGTTCCCAGATATAG
- the LOC135615245 gene encoding casein kinase 1-like protein HD16 isoform X2, protein MCHFVFLSFEVQVSNSPVYKVERKLGKGGFGQVYVGRHISPTNANDTTTGSNAVALKFEHRNSKGCNYGPPYEWQVYNTLGGIHGMPRVHYKGRQGDYYVMIMDMLGLSLWDVWSPKEQPYYCSKSALKCSNCSQI, encoded by the exons ATGTGCCattttgttttcctttcttttgag GTTCAAGTCAGCAATTCACCAGTATACAAAGTTGAAAGGAAGCTAGGCAAAGGAGGATTTGGGCAAGTTTATGTTGGTCGCCATATTTCACCTACCAATGCAAATGATACGACTACTGGTTCTAATGCC GTAGCATTAAAGTTTGAACATAGGAACAGTAAGGGATGTAATTATGGTCCACCTTATGAATGGCAGGTTTACAA CACTCTTGGTGGTATACATGGGATGCCACGAGTCCATTACAAGGGCCGCCAAGGGGACTATTATGTTATG ATTATGGATATGCTGGGACTGAGTCTATGGGATGTCTGGTCTCCAAAAGAGCAACCTTACTATTGTTCCAAGTCTGCCCTCAAATGCAGCAATTGTTCCCAGATATAG
- the LOC103974497 gene encoding kinesin-like protein KIN-14K isoform X2 — MSLEVNYRTKDSMGTADAEGNAGKKQSDVIRWLNSLFLDFNAPEDASDEELRARLLDGTVLCRILGRINPFFSESPRGTYDPSEKRLITIKKFISVVDELCLPSFRIVDLEQGSISAVVECLLSVRDHLNLDSMEDGHPDLDKSAIQLRKRWKLPEESSAALLHHVGHNFHEVFQLRQGRYSDLSAAKISEMLKSNCLDNAPTRSLLSIINGILDESIERRNGEIPHRVACLLKRVVQEIERRISTQADHIRNQNNLIKVREEKYLSRIRVLEELAKGTHEENKIVMHQLQLTKAEKLKIEERKNIGEKEVFKLMKEKEDMESIIVELKQELAMTHKMYENRCQELEEKARESKAHLVEKTKEVEFLLADSKKKIKELEENSKLKFKNWENKENNFRNFIHSQLQSMQDLRKASISIKQEIVHSQKRCREEMTNLGLKLKVLADAADNYHKVLAENQRLYNEVQELKAEIFSDIQPLIRSVLDGYNVCIFAYGQTGSGKTYTMSGPISASVEDWGVNYRALSDLFEISENRRNSYFYEVGVQMVEIYNEQVRDLLVDDGPQKRLGVWSSTQPNGLAVPDASVHPVKSTSDVLQLMHIGQTNRAVGSTALNERSSRSHSILTVHVRGVDLKTGSTSRGCLHLIDLAGSERVERSEATGDRLKEAQHINKSLSALGDVIFALAQKNTHVPYRNSKLTQVLQSSLGGQAKTLMFVQINPDIESYSETISTLKFAERVSGVELGAARSNKDGRDIKDLLEQVGFLKDTVARKDEEIEQLQMVIDLRTQSPMLKNERNAMLIHSSSPGIPCLGGTTRLGPQLSSARLVISTDKAPSDLDNSFQFSENHCMANGGDKDQKLQADAYLVGFRDVDLEDKLSEISDSVVSVGTETDGSVSSSTEFGVFPESIKSVEMSKGKIPRVQSRISRPPTKTGQVTSTKLKLKEPSKSASTRKATNCQSSSSLKAPKRWQ, encoded by the exons ATGAGCCTTGAAGTGAATTACAGGACAAAAGATAGCATGGGAACTGCGGATGCCGAAGGGAATGCAG GGAAGAAGCAATCAGATGTAATTCGGTGGCTGAATAGTCTGTTCCTGGATTTTAATGCGCCGGAAGATGCCTCGGATGAGGAACTGAGAGCTAGGCTGTTGGATGGGACTGTCCTTTGTCGAATATTGGGCAGGATCAATCCTTTTTTCTCGGAG AGTCCACGAGGTACTTATGATCCTTCTGAGAAGAGGTTGATTACTATTAAGAAGTTCATTTCGGTTGTGGATGAACTGTGTTTGCCTAGTTTCAGAATTGTGGATCTAGAGCAG GGATCTATTTCTGCGGTTGTGGAGTGTCTTCTGTCCGTCAGAGATCATTTGAACTTGGATAGCATGGAAGATGGCCACCCTGACTTGGACAAATCTGCAATCCAGCTAAGAAAGAGGTGGAAACTTCCAGAAG AGTCATCAGCTGCTCTGCTACATCATGTTGGACATAACTTTCATGAAGTTTTCCAATTGAGACAGGGGCGTTATTCTGATCTTTCAGCTGCTAAAATTTCAGAAATGTTGAAATCGAACTGTTTAGAT AATGCTCCAACTCGATCACTTTTAAGCATTATTAATGGGATCCTTGATGAAAGTATTGAGAGGAGGAATGGGGAGATACCTCAT CGTGTAGCATGCTTATTAAAGAGAGTTGTGCAAGAGATAGAACGCCGTATTTCAACTCAAGCTGATCATATAAGAAAT CAAAATAATCTCATTAAGGTCCGTGAAGAGAAATATCTATCAAGAATCAGGGTGCTAGAAGAATTAgcaaaagggacacatgaagaaaacAAG ATAGTCATGCACCAGCTCCAGCTGACAAAG GCAGAGAAACTGAAGATTGAAGAAAGGAAAAACATTGGGGAGAAAGAAGTATTTAAATTGATGAAGGAGAAAGAGGATATGGAAAGTATAATTGTGGAACTTAAGCAGGAACTTGCGATGACACACAAGATGTATGAAAATCGCTGTCAAGAATTGGAGGAGAAGGCAAGGGAAAGTAAAGCACActtagttgagaagacaaaggaagTTGAATTCCTTCTAGCAGATtcaaagaagaagataaaagaacTTGAGgaaaattcaaaattaaaattcaaAAATTGGGAAAATAAGGAAAATAATTTCAGGAATTTCATACACTCTCAGCTGCAATCCATGCAG GACTTACGGAAAGCATCGATCTCCATCAAGCAGGAGATAGTACATTCTCAAAAGAGATGTCGAGAAGAAATGACTAATTTGG GGCTGAAGTTGAAAGTATTAGCAGATGCTGCTGAtaattatcataaagttcttgcaGAGAACCAGAGATTATATAATGAGGTTCAGGAACTGAAAG CTGAAATATTCTCGGATATTCAACCTTTAATACGATCAGTTCTTGATGGCTACAACGTATGTATTTTTGCATATGGTCAAACTGGATCTGGGAAAACCTATACAATG AGTGGACCTATTTCAGCATCCGTGGAGGATTGGGGGGTGAACTATCGAGCTCTGAGTGACCTTTTTGAGATATCTGAAAATAGGAGAAATAGTTATTTCTATGAAGTGGGTGTCCAGATGGTTGAAATATACAATGAACAAGTGCGTGATCTTCTTGTAGATGATGGTCCCCAAAAGAG ACTTGGGGTCTGGAGTAGTACTCAACCGAATGGACTTGCTGTGCCTGATGCTAGTGTGCACCCTGTCAAATCAACTTCAGATGTTCTGCAGTTGATGCATATTGGACAAACAAACAGAGCTGTGGGTTCAACTGCTCTCAATGAGCGAAGTAGTCGATCTCACAG TATTCTAACTGTCCATGTTCGAGGTGTGGATTTAAAGACTGGATCAACTTCAAGAGGTTGTCTTCATTTGATAGATCTTGCAGGTAGCGAAAGAGTTGAACGGTCTGAAGCAACTGGAGACAGACTTAAGGAAGCACAGCATATTAACAAATCTCTGTCCGCTCTTGGAGATGTGATCTTTGCTTTAGCACAAAAAAATACTCATGTTCCTTACAGAAATAGCAAACTAACTCAAGTTCTTCAAAGTTCTTTAG GTGGACAGGCCAAGACACTTATGTTTGTCCAAATTAATCCAGATATTGAATCGTATTCAGAGACAATTAGTACCCTAAAGTTTGCTGAAAGAGTGTCTGGAGTCGAGTTAGGTGCTGCACGTAGTAACAAAGATGGCAGGGACATAAAAGATCTGTTGGAACAG GTGGGATTTCTTAAAGACACAGTAGCAAGGAAGGATGAAGAAATTGAACAACTGCAAATGGTCATAGATCTTAGAACCCAGTCTCCTATGCTAAAAAATGAGAGAAATGCCATGTTGATTCACTCTTCCTCTCCTGGTATTCCATGTTTGGGTGGAACAACCAGACTAGGCCCTCAATTGTCCAGTGCGAGGCTAGTGATATCTACTGATAAAGCTCCTTCTGATCTGGATAACAGCTTTCAGTTTAGTGAAAACCATTGCATGGCTAATGGAGGGGATAAAGATCAGAAATTGCAAGCTGATGCTTACCTTGTGGGCTTCAGAGATGTGGATTTAGAAGACAAATTAAGTGAAATATCTGACAGTGTGGTTTCAGTGGGCACAGAAACTGATGGTTCAGTAAGCAGTTCCACTGAGTTTGGTGTTTTTCCTGAATCTATCAAATCAGTGGAAATGTCGAAAGGGAAGAT ACCTAGAGTTCAGTCAAGAATCTCCAGACCACCTACAAAAACTGGACAAGTGACATCTACCAAACTGAAATTGAAAGAACCATCAAAGTCTGCAA GCACAAGGAAAGCTACCAATTGCCAGTCATCATCTTCCCTGAAGGCTCCAAAACGTTGGCAGTAG
- the LOC103974497 gene encoding kinesin-like protein KIN-14C isoform X1: MSLEVNYRTKDSMGTADAEGNAGKKQSDVIRWLNSLFLDFNAPEDASDEELRARLLDGTVLCRILGRINPFFSESPRGTYDPSEKRLITIKKFISVVDELCLPSFRIVDLEQGSISAVVECLLSVRDHLNLDSMEDGHPDLDKSAIQLRKRWKLPEESSAALLHHVGHNFHEVFQLRQGRYSDLSAAKISEMLKSNCLDNAPTRSLLSIINGILDESIERRNGEIPHRVACLLKRVVQEIERRISTQADHIRNQNNLIKVREEKYLSRIRVLEELAKGTHEENKIVMHQLQLTKAEKLKIEERKNIGEKEVFKLMKEKEDMESIIVELKQELAMTHKMYENRCQELEEKARESKAHLVEKTKEVEFLLADSKKKIKELEENSKLKFKNWENKENNFRNFIHSQLQSMQDLRKASISIKQEIVHSQKRCREEMTNLGLKLKVLADAADNYHKVLAENQRLYNEVQELKGNIRVYCRIRPFLPGQNQKSTTIDYIGESGELLIVNPSKQGKDGHRMFKFNKVFDLAASQAEIFSDIQPLIRSVLDGYNVCIFAYGQTGSGKTYTMSGPISASVEDWGVNYRALSDLFEISENRRNSYFYEVGVQMVEIYNEQVRDLLVDDGPQKRLGVWSSTQPNGLAVPDASVHPVKSTSDVLQLMHIGQTNRAVGSTALNERSSRSHSILTVHVRGVDLKTGSTSRGCLHLIDLAGSERVERSEATGDRLKEAQHINKSLSALGDVIFALAQKNTHVPYRNSKLTQVLQSSLGGQAKTLMFVQINPDIESYSETISTLKFAERVSGVELGAARSNKDGRDIKDLLEQVGFLKDTVARKDEEIEQLQMVIDLRTQSPMLKNERNAMLIHSSSPGIPCLGGTTRLGPQLSSARLVISTDKAPSDLDNSFQFSENHCMANGGDKDQKLQADAYLVGFRDVDLEDKLSEISDSVVSVGTETDGSVSSSTEFGVFPESIKSVEMSKGKIPRVQSRISRPPTKTGQVTSTKLKLKEPSKSASTRKATNCQSSSSLKAPKRWQ; the protein is encoded by the exons ATGAGCCTTGAAGTGAATTACAGGACAAAAGATAGCATGGGAACTGCGGATGCCGAAGGGAATGCAG GGAAGAAGCAATCAGATGTAATTCGGTGGCTGAATAGTCTGTTCCTGGATTTTAATGCGCCGGAAGATGCCTCGGATGAGGAACTGAGAGCTAGGCTGTTGGATGGGACTGTCCTTTGTCGAATATTGGGCAGGATCAATCCTTTTTTCTCGGAG AGTCCACGAGGTACTTATGATCCTTCTGAGAAGAGGTTGATTACTATTAAGAAGTTCATTTCGGTTGTGGATGAACTGTGTTTGCCTAGTTTCAGAATTGTGGATCTAGAGCAG GGATCTATTTCTGCGGTTGTGGAGTGTCTTCTGTCCGTCAGAGATCATTTGAACTTGGATAGCATGGAAGATGGCCACCCTGACTTGGACAAATCTGCAATCCAGCTAAGAAAGAGGTGGAAACTTCCAGAAG AGTCATCAGCTGCTCTGCTACATCATGTTGGACATAACTTTCATGAAGTTTTCCAATTGAGACAGGGGCGTTATTCTGATCTTTCAGCTGCTAAAATTTCAGAAATGTTGAAATCGAACTGTTTAGAT AATGCTCCAACTCGATCACTTTTAAGCATTATTAATGGGATCCTTGATGAAAGTATTGAGAGGAGGAATGGGGAGATACCTCAT CGTGTAGCATGCTTATTAAAGAGAGTTGTGCAAGAGATAGAACGCCGTATTTCAACTCAAGCTGATCATATAAGAAAT CAAAATAATCTCATTAAGGTCCGTGAAGAGAAATATCTATCAAGAATCAGGGTGCTAGAAGAATTAgcaaaagggacacatgaagaaaacAAG ATAGTCATGCACCAGCTCCAGCTGACAAAG GCAGAGAAACTGAAGATTGAAGAAAGGAAAAACATTGGGGAGAAAGAAGTATTTAAATTGATGAAGGAGAAAGAGGATATGGAAAGTATAATTGTGGAACTTAAGCAGGAACTTGCGATGACACACAAGATGTATGAAAATCGCTGTCAAGAATTGGAGGAGAAGGCAAGGGAAAGTAAAGCACActtagttgagaagacaaaggaagTTGAATTCCTTCTAGCAGATtcaaagaagaagataaaagaacTTGAGgaaaattcaaaattaaaattcaaAAATTGGGAAAATAAGGAAAATAATTTCAGGAATTTCATACACTCTCAGCTGCAATCCATGCAG GACTTACGGAAAGCATCGATCTCCATCAAGCAGGAGATAGTACATTCTCAAAAGAGATGTCGAGAAGAAATGACTAATTTGG GGCTGAAGTTGAAAGTATTAGCAGATGCTGCTGAtaattatcataaagttcttgcaGAGAACCAGAGATTATATAATGAGGTTCAGGAACTGAAAG GAAATATTAGAGTGTATTGCCGCATAAGACCATTCCTTCCTGGTCAAAATCAAAAGTCAACGACGATAGATTACATTGGTGAGAGTGGTGAACTCCTTATTGTGAATCCCTCTAAACAAGGGAAGGATGGACATCGGATGTTCAAGTTTAACAAAGTATTTGATCTAGCTGCTTCTCAAG CTGAAATATTCTCGGATATTCAACCTTTAATACGATCAGTTCTTGATGGCTACAACGTATGTATTTTTGCATATGGTCAAACTGGATCTGGGAAAACCTATACAATG AGTGGACCTATTTCAGCATCCGTGGAGGATTGGGGGGTGAACTATCGAGCTCTGAGTGACCTTTTTGAGATATCTGAAAATAGGAGAAATAGTTATTTCTATGAAGTGGGTGTCCAGATGGTTGAAATATACAATGAACAAGTGCGTGATCTTCTTGTAGATGATGGTCCCCAAAAGAG ACTTGGGGTCTGGAGTAGTACTCAACCGAATGGACTTGCTGTGCCTGATGCTAGTGTGCACCCTGTCAAATCAACTTCAGATGTTCTGCAGTTGATGCATATTGGACAAACAAACAGAGCTGTGGGTTCAACTGCTCTCAATGAGCGAAGTAGTCGATCTCACAG TATTCTAACTGTCCATGTTCGAGGTGTGGATTTAAAGACTGGATCAACTTCAAGAGGTTGTCTTCATTTGATAGATCTTGCAGGTAGCGAAAGAGTTGAACGGTCTGAAGCAACTGGAGACAGACTTAAGGAAGCACAGCATATTAACAAATCTCTGTCCGCTCTTGGAGATGTGATCTTTGCTTTAGCACAAAAAAATACTCATGTTCCTTACAGAAATAGCAAACTAACTCAAGTTCTTCAAAGTTCTTTAG GTGGACAGGCCAAGACACTTATGTTTGTCCAAATTAATCCAGATATTGAATCGTATTCAGAGACAATTAGTACCCTAAAGTTTGCTGAAAGAGTGTCTGGAGTCGAGTTAGGTGCTGCACGTAGTAACAAAGATGGCAGGGACATAAAAGATCTGTTGGAACAG GTGGGATTTCTTAAAGACACAGTAGCAAGGAAGGATGAAGAAATTGAACAACTGCAAATGGTCATAGATCTTAGAACCCAGTCTCCTATGCTAAAAAATGAGAGAAATGCCATGTTGATTCACTCTTCCTCTCCTGGTATTCCATGTTTGGGTGGAACAACCAGACTAGGCCCTCAATTGTCCAGTGCGAGGCTAGTGATATCTACTGATAAAGCTCCTTCTGATCTGGATAACAGCTTTCAGTTTAGTGAAAACCATTGCATGGCTAATGGAGGGGATAAAGATCAGAAATTGCAAGCTGATGCTTACCTTGTGGGCTTCAGAGATGTGGATTTAGAAGACAAATTAAGTGAAATATCTGACAGTGTGGTTTCAGTGGGCACAGAAACTGATGGTTCAGTAAGCAGTTCCACTGAGTTTGGTGTTTTTCCTGAATCTATCAAATCAGTGGAAATGTCGAAAGGGAAGAT ACCTAGAGTTCAGTCAAGAATCTCCAGACCACCTACAAAAACTGGACAAGTGACATCTACCAAACTGAAATTGAAAGAACCATCAAAGTCTGCAA GCACAAGGAAAGCTACCAATTGCCAGTCATCATCTTCCCTGAAGGCTCCAAAACGTTGGCAGTAG